One genomic window of Amphiura filiformis chromosome 3, Afil_fr2py, whole genome shotgun sequence includes the following:
- the LOC140147051 gene encoding uncharacterized protein, which yields MVLSVRFAPIYLRIVLRWLQKVENRTSDFLSEFDTFLDTITLIPGKLLIAGDINIHWNEQHRPDVKQYAQILSSANLTQHQKTPTHRSGNILDHVISYSNDNLVVDSDSYPQAVSDHYPVHFQLNLQKPSPQRTTVTLRNYSSIDNDAFTASLNEHLQNIPESVDVNEYFDQYNKTCHDLLDEHAPGRSRSRLVKTRQPWYNDNVHDARHEKRRAERRWRHSQSETDRKEFHVATNASKEAIVKAKQSYYTEKLTVADNKTVFQTVNTLLNKGAKPLPSHDNPVELSDKFSRFFVHKIATIREELESDSNKPSTTKLQETCVPNCMPLNEFNKMSEDEVKKVTTRSSNASCSLDAHPTWFLKNHLDSHIPAITNIVNKSLSSGVFPNAAHHTIVTPLLKKPSANKDELKNYRPVSNLSFVAKVIEKCASEQFVEHLNKNDMCDPLQSAYRAQHSTESALMKVQDDIMCDIDSKKAVFVVLLDMSAAFDTVDHAILLNRLKQKYAVTGTALEWFRSYLKGWSSRVNINGTMSDPVTTDFGLPQGSVLGPLLFTTYSKPIGEIARKHGIDYHQYADDSQLYVAFNPRNPDDIIKALNKISCCIADIKSCLTANYLKLNDSKTEFFIAASNHNLKLLDTQNIQLTIGDSTINLSSVIHNLGCHFDSNMSLTAHVNILRRNTLFQIKNLWRIRCYINQETCHHAVRALILSRLDYCNALFLQLSAKDISRLQRLQNSAARVIFAVGRRVEAHTLVSSLHWLSIDKRISFKILLYIFKSLNNLAPKYISNKLTPYIPQRTLRSSNDTTRLLADRSISVAGDRRFPVAGVKRWNSLPTEIRLSPSVTLFKQRLKTYLF from the coding sequence atggtattatccGTAAGGTTCGCCCCTATCTACCTCAGGATAGTCCTACGGTGGCTACAGAAGGTGGAAAATCGGACATCGGATTTCCTTTCGGAATTTGACACTTTTCTTGATACCATTACCCTAATACCAGGAAAACTACTAATTGCCGGGGACATAAACATACATTGGAATGAACAACATCGGCCAGATGTCAAACAATATGCCCAAATTCTGTCATCTGCAAATCTCACCCAGCATCAAAAAACTCCCACCCACAGATCTGGTAACATTCTCGATCACGTTATTTCTTATTCGAATGATAACCTCGTGGTGGATAGTGATTCTTATCCACAGGCTGTCTCAGATCACTACCCTGTGCACTTTCAGCTGAATCTCCAGAAACCATCACCCCAACGAACAACAGTAACACTTCGCAATTACTCCTCCATTGACAACGACGCTTTTACAGCCTCACTGAATGAGCACTTGCAAAACATTCCTGAATCTGTTGATGTCAACGAGTATTTTGACCAGTATAATAAGACATGTCATGACCTCCTGGATGAGCATGCTCCTGGAAGGTCACGCTCGCGTCTAGTTAAAACGCGTCAACCCTGGTACAATGATAATGTTCATGACGCCCGTCATGAAAAACGTCGCGCTGAGCGTAGATGGCGTCATTCTCAATCAGAAACTGATCGTAAGGAGTTTCATGTTGCGACAAATGCTTCGAAAGAAGCCATTGTCAAAGCTAAGCAATCTTACTATACTGAAAAACTCACAGTTGCCGACAACAAAACAGTTTTTCAGACTGTAAACACTCTGCTGAACAAGGGTGCTAAACCCCTGCCAAGTCACGACAACCCTGTTGAATTGTCAGACAAATTCTCTCGGTTCTTTGTTCATAAAATTGCAACAATCCGTGAAGAATTAGAAAGTGACTCCAACAAACCATCTACCACCAAGCTCCAGGAAACCTGTGTTCCAAATTGTATGCCTCTCAATGAATTTAATAAAATGTCTGAAGATGAGGTGAAAAAGGTAACCACCAGATCTTCCAACGCATCGTGCTCTCTTGACGCGCACCCGACATGGTTTTTGAAAAATCATCTTGACAGTCACATACCAGCAATCACCAACATTGTGAACAAATCTCTCAGCTCTGGTGTTTTCCCGAATGCTGCTCACCACACGATTGTCACCCCGTTGCTCAAGAAACCTTCCGCAAATAAAGATGAGTTGAAGAATTATAGACCTGTAAGTAATCTGAGCTTTGTCGCCAAAGTCATCGAAAAGTGCGCTTCTGAGCAATTTGTTGAACATCTGAATAAGAATGACATGTGTGATCCTTTGCAATCTGCCTACCGTGCTCAACATTCTACTGAATCAGCTCTTATGAAAGTTCAGGATGACATAATGTGTGATATTGATTCCAAAAAAGCTGTTTTCGTCGTACTCCTTGATATGAGTGCGGCGTTTGATACGGTGGATCACGCCATACTGTTGAACCGTCTCAAGCAGAAATATGCTGTAACTGGGACAGCCCTTGAGTGGTTTCGCTCATATCTTAAAGGATGGTCATCACGTGTGAACATAAACGGCACCATGTCAGACCCAGTTACTACTGATTTCGGACTGCCACAAGGATCAGTCCTCGGACCTCTTTTGTTCACCACATATTCCAAGCCCATCGGTGAAATTGCGAGGAAACACGGCATCGATTACCATCAGTATGCAGATGACTCGCAATTGTATGTTGCTTTTAACCCGCGTAATCCTGACGACATCATCAAGGCTTTGAACAAGATATCATGCTGCATTGCTGACATAAAATCTTGCCTCACCGCCAATTATCTGAAACTCAACGACTCCAAGACTGAGTTTTTCATTGCAGCTTCAAATCATAATCTCAAGCTCCTGGACACACAGAACATTCAACTCACCATCGGTGACTCCACAATCAATCTGTCTTCTGTCATTCACAACCTGGGTTGTCACTTTGATTCCAACATGTCTCTTACTGCTCATGTTAACATTCTCCGCAGAAATACGCTCTTCCAGATAAAGAACTTGTGGCGTATTCGGTGTTACATCAATCAAGAGACCTGCCATCATGCAGTAAGAGCACTGATACTCTCCAGGCTCGACTATTGTAACGCACTCTTCCTTCAGCTCTCTGCAAAAGACATAAGCCGTCTCCAAAGACTTCAGAACTCCGCCGCGCGTGTCATCTTTGCCGTTGGGCGTCGAGTCGAAGCTCATACATTAGTCTCATCTCTCCACTGGCTCAGCATTGATAAACGTATCAGTTTCAAAATTCTTCTGTATATCTTCAAGTCTCTCAACAACCTTGCTCCGAAGTACATCTCCAACAAACTGACTCCTTATATTCCTCAAAGAACTCTCAGATCAAGTAATGACACCACGCGTCTCCTGGCTGATAGATCCATCAGTGTCGCCGGTGATCGTCGTTTCCCTGTAGCTGGTGTTAAGCGCTGGAACTCATTACCAACAGAAATCAGACTTTCGCCATCGGTCACTCTTTTCAAACAGAGACTCAAAACTTATTTATTCTGA